The region cttaCGGCGCTATATGAACGACATTCTTCTGGCTTCCTGGCACTGAACATCAGTGTCCACATACTTGAGTGTACTTTTGATCTGggtctgtttttcatggtttagTTCTTTAAATCTTAATCCTACAGCAAACAGTGATGTAACTGTGGTTATATGCTGTAGCACTTCTCtaataaaagagacagagaactCAATATATAAATGGAGAGAAAGTGTACAGaatgtatttttacaaaaatcagacaggaaacacGGGGAGAGAGCTAaagatgacatgcagcaaagcaCCCCAGCTGGACTCAAACCGTGACAATGTccccgtgcacaaagccaggtccataaagaaattattttcccacacacagtttcaatgttgaggtgtccacatacttatGGCCATGTGGAGTACATGATGCTCTGCAGAAGCATCCGATTTAAACACTCACTGACTTGCTGATCACACACAAGTTCAGTGAAATATGCCTTTCTGAACAGGGCCAGGACCCTTCATGTGGACGTCATGGAGTTTCAGAGATATGGgactgaggatgaggatgatgaagacgatGCAGCTACTCAGTACATGATTGAACAGAGTCTGCTGGAGAGcaacaaacagaaggaaaccCACAGAGACTCCACAACACGAGACGGCAGGAGGTTGGTCCAACAGAAACCAACATTATAAATATTTCTCtctcagatgtttgtttgtccaaCATGATCGAAGTCCTGCTTGTTCCTTTACTGTCCGCCATCATTGGCCTCCAGATTTACTCTTGTTGGCAATATTTCCTTCTTCTTCGTTGTTTATTGACTTGCTGAAACCAattttgtgtaaatatgagTTTGTTCCACTGAGCAAAAGAGCTGCAATTTAATGTGTCAAATCTGTGAAGCATAGAAAGATGATCAGAGATCAATAAATGATACTGTtggttaaataattaaatttacCACCATACAAATCTATCTTTGATTTCTCAGTTTACAGCTGGTTTTACAGCGTTGTGATTGACTGGGTGGAAAAATAAAGACTGCTAGTAAAGTTAATCTGAAATCTGTAATtttgtgtttaatatgtttaaCATAGTCAGTGATCTTCTTTCCTCACAGCTCTGCAGACAGCAGCTCGATCTTCACTGCTATAAGACaaggtgagggtggggggggtgaatgcttttgttgtgatttactATAAAAGAATACAAATTAAGTTGTCAggtatttatattttaagatgTCCTTAGAACATTTTCATGACACATTTTATGGATTTGGTGGTGGTTAAGACCATTCAGTGGTTTACTTCCTTAGTTTCTGATggctgtttatttctttttaattgtctCTCCACATTGAATGTCTCTTAAAGTCCAACTGCCATTAAAAAGCATTGTTTTTCACATCTGCTCTTTAAAGGTACTATATACATATTTAGAACCACTAGATGTGGCACTAGAGCATCAACATCTCAGACCAAAACAAATGGGCGTGCTGGCCACACCTCCCCCCTAACTAGAAAGAGCCTTATATTGCTCTCCTCAAAGCCACCAGACTccattgacaaaaacacaaattttacCTTGCAGATCATCATAAAATCACACTTCATTCAAActtgacagaaacaaaataaatgaacacaataGGGGACCCTGTACCTCCATTTTCTTACTGGAATTGAAATATTTATCAGTCAccgtccatccatccctccaggTAATGAGAAGCTCCTGAAGGATCTTAGTGTCCAACAgttttcacagacagacagcagaggttgGACTCCTCTCCATGAAGCAGCAGCTCAAAGCAACCAAACCATCCTGGAGTTCACATTCAAAGGTTTGTATCTGCTTCAAACTGATTCTGTGGCTTCACAACAACATAAAACCCCATTAATGAAACAGAGGTGTGATGAATGACAAACAGCAAAGTATCCTGTTCTCCAGTTTCAGGCCCAGACGCTGTGGACAGTGGTACTCTTCGTGGTCAGACTCCTCTCTTCTTGGCAGTAGAAGGAGGTCTGATAGAAAAcgcctccttcctcctccaacATGGAGCCAAGCCGGACAGCCAGGACCAAGACCAGGACTCACCACTGCTCGTAGGTAGGCTGACCCACAGTTCACAGTCCACTGCCTCAAAGCCTGTTGAGGCCAAAGATGAGGttaaatgtcccctgtgactgttatactgttatatattatatcattagattattatcacTAACGCATatatgtaaaagcaggattttactgttgtacttggtggaggtggagctcatttttaGCTATCAGACtgcaattaatgattattttcatcatggattaatctgcttgattattttctcgaggGATTTTTTGCTTTGTAAGAAatctgaaaatagtgagaaaagCCGGCAGAGCtcaaagtgacgccttcacaatgtttgttttgtccaaacctccaaattattaacaataaattcaaattatttaaataattaaaaggaatcatgaaatgtttttacttaaacgattatcaaaatagttgccaattcattttctgtcactcgattaactgattaatcgactaatcgctTCAGCTCTACTTGTATAAACAGTTGGTtagtttcatttataacaaaacatcatattttataagttcttcatgtgtttttatgcaaaaaTGTAATTGCTAAAGTAGCTAAAGCTGTCAAATTAttgcagtgaagtaaaaagtataaaagtggcatgaaaagtaccttgaatttgtacttaagtacttgagtaaatgtactgtgtcTACAAACAAAAGATGTTGTTGCTGGGCTACTTATTTTCTCATCAGTTATGTAAAATCTGTTTGCCTCCTGCAGCGATCCGTTCAGACCGCACTGACCTGGTGAAGCTGCTGCTCCTGCGGGGCTCCAGTGTGAACCAGAAGGGATGCTACGGCCGCCGTCCCCTCCACGAGGCCTCGCAGCTGGGCAAAACGGCGCTGgtgactctgctgctggaggccgGAGCACAGCCAGACCCGCGCAGCGACTACGGCCTGACGCCGCTGGCACTGGCCGCTCAGGGGGGACacctggaggtggtggagactctgctgaggagaggtgaggagcaGGGACGGCTCTACAGTGTTACTCTCAGGGGGTTGAGGGACCTTGATGATTGAATGATTGaggtgaggagggggtggagacTTTTCACAAAAAACCAAGGACCCCTGCAGGGTGGGCACATTAAGTCAGGGGTTACATctactcaagtattgtacttaacTACAATTCACATACTTTACCtgaataattcaatattttgcTTCTTTACACTcaaatggtaaatattatactttttactatTCAACATGTATTTGATGGTTAactttactttgcagattagGATTTCAAAACTGCAGTAAAAATGatacaataatataacacaTGACACAGGGGCCAATCTGGCtcctaatgagtacttttacttttgatactttaaaacCTCGTCCTATGTGAAAATGCATTGTGAAGTTCAGTTGtagctaatatgaggcttcaacagtctataataataataataataatgagattATCATATTTATACAGGTTATTATGAAGTGGGTATCTTTTTTGTACAAGATTCCCTCTTGTTGTTTGTCCTGCAGGGGCGGACGTCCTGTCCGAGGCCCAGGATGAGGCATCCGTCTTGTATGAGGCGTGTTTGTCTGGAGAACCATCTGTCATCAGTGTGTTGCTGGAATACGGCGCCGACGCCAACGCCGccaaacaaacaggacacaTGCCGATCCACCGTGTCGCCCACAAAGGACACCTGCAGTAACTGTTATATTCTGTCCTCCGaagcaaaaacattcacatttgtttaaattctAAAATTACATCATTTGTTTAGCTTCATTTTGCAAAGTAGTTGAAGACTACAGCGTCAGATAAACGTAgtggaggtttgtgtgtgtgtgtgtgtgtgtgtgtgtgtgtgtgtgttcagagctCTGAAGCTGCTGATTCCGGTCACTTCTATGGGAGAGGTAAATGGCAGCGGGATGAGTCCTCtacactctgctgctgcaggaggacacacacactgcatcaaggtttgtgtgtgtgtgtgtgtgtgtgtgtgccaaatgaTACAACATAGATGCTCTTTGCAGTGGAAGCTCTGGTGTTGCTTTTAATGAACATTTCTTGTTCAGGGCTTCA is a window of Enoplosus armatus isolate fEnoArm2 chromosome 3, fEnoArm2.hap1, whole genome shotgun sequence DNA encoding:
- the asb14a gene encoding dynein axonemal heavy chain 12 isoform X1, coding for MEFQRYGTEDEDDEDDAATQYMIEQSLLESNKQKETHRDSTTRDGRSSADSSSIFTAIRQGNEKLLKDLSVQQFSQTDSRGWTPLHEAAAQSNQTILEFTFKVSGPDAVDSGTLRGQTPLFLAVEGGLIENASFLLQHGAKPDSQDQDQDSPLLVAIRSDRTDLVKLLLLRGSSVNQKGCYGRRPLHEASQLGKTALVTLLLEAGAQPDPRSDYGLTPLALAAQGGHLEVVETLLRRGADVLSEAQDEASVLYEACLSGEPSVISVLLEYGADANAAKQTGHMPIHRVAHKGHLQALKLLIPVTSMGEVNGSGMSPLHSAAAGGHTHCIKALLDAGYDPNYMLHPWVRRSFDDERKSALFFAVSNNDVASVELLLEAGAMANQDPVKCLQVALRLGNYELINLLLRFGANVNYYCRVNTTHFPSALQYALKDEVVLRMLCNYGYDVGRCFDCPYGNSSHIPEDYEGWTNTVIKDNLFCEVITVYWLKHLSGHVVRILLDYVDHVTLCSKLKAAVMEQPQWPDVCRLQENVRCLQHLCRLRIRRCLGRLRLRAPVFMSFLPLPGRLKDYVLYREYDLYGRQSSTPG
- the asb14a gene encoding dynein axonemal heavy chain 12 isoform X2: MEFQRYGTEDEDDEDDAATQYMIEQSLLESNKQKETHRDSTTRDGRSSADSSSIFTAIRQGEGGGGNEKLLKDLSVQQFSQTDSRGWTPLHEAAAQSNQTILEFTFKVSGPDAVDSGTLRGQTPLFLAVEGGLIENASFLLQHGAKPDSQDQDQDSPLLVAIRSDRTDLVKLLLLRGSSVNQKGCYGRRPLHEASQLGKTALVTLLLEAGAQPDPRSDYGLTPLALAAQGGHLEVVETLLRRGADVLSEAQDEASVLYEACLSGEPSVISVLLEYGADANAAKQTGHMPIHRVAHKGHLQALKLLIPVTSMGEVNGSGMSPLHSAAAGGHTHCIKALLDAGYDPNYMLHPWVRRSFDDERKSALFFAVSNNDVASVELLLEAGAMANQDPVKCLQVALRLGNYELINLLLRFGANVNYYCRVNTTHFPSALQYALKDEVVLRMLCNYGYDVGRCFDCPYGNSSHIPEDYEGWTNTVIKDNLFCEVITVYWLKHLSGHVVRILLDYVDHVTLCSKLKAAVMEQPQWPDVCRLQENVRCLQHLCRLRIRRCLGRLRLRAPVFMSFLPLPGRLKDYVLYREYDLYGRQSSTPG